In Gemmatimonadetes bacterium T265, one DNA window encodes the following:
- a CDS encoding transport permease protein, translated as MSASAGALPIGPPGAERARAEPAPGAAAPADRAEYLIAPPPRWPRPRLAELWTARDLLRFLVWRDVKVRYAQTALGAGWAVLQPVMAMVVFTVIFGRFARVPSDGAPYAAFSLAALVPWTFFASALTGASNSLVLHTHLLTKIYLPRLTIPVSPVLAALIDFGVAFVVLLLLLAGYRIAPSPWTVVMLPVLLLLVATTAAGVGSWLAALHVQYRDVRHLAPFLLQVWMYASPVVYPTTIVPRRYRLLYALNPMAGVIDTFRALLLGTGPVPWTELLVGGASGAVMLAGGVLYFRHVERVFADVA; from the coding sequence GTGAGCGCCAGCGCGGGCGCCCTCCCGATCGGGCCGCCGGGCGCCGAACGCGCGCGCGCCGAGCCGGCGCCCGGCGCCGCGGCGCCGGCGGACCGCGCCGAGTACCTGATCGCGCCGCCGCCGCGCTGGCCGCGCCCGCGCCTCGCCGAGCTGTGGACGGCGCGCGACCTCCTGCGCTTCCTCGTCTGGCGCGACGTGAAGGTGCGTTACGCGCAGACGGCGCTCGGCGCCGGGTGGGCCGTGCTGCAGCCGGTGATGGCGATGGTGGTCTTCACGGTCATCTTCGGGCGGTTCGCGCGCGTGCCGTCGGACGGCGCGCCGTACGCCGCGTTCTCGCTCGCCGCGCTCGTGCCGTGGACGTTCTTCGCGTCCGCGCTGACGGGCGCGAGCAACAGCCTCGTGCTGCACACGCACCTGCTGACGAAGATCTACCTCCCGCGCCTCACGATCCCGGTCTCCCCGGTGCTCGCGGCCCTCATCGACTTCGGGGTGGCGTTCGTGGTGCTGCTCCTCTTGCTCGCCGGCTACCGCATCGCGCCCTCGCCGTGGACGGTCGTGATGCTGCCGGTGCTGCTCCTCCTCGTCGCGACGACCGCCGCCGGCGTCGGGAGCTGGCTGGCCGCGCTGCACGTGCAGTACCGCGACGTGCGGCACCTCGCGCCGTTCCTGCTGCAGGTCTGGATGTACGCCTCGCCGGTGGTGTACCCGACGACGATCGTGCCGCGGCGCTACCGCCTGCTGTACGCGCTGAACCCGATGGCGGGCGTCATCGACACGTTCCGGGCGCTGCTGCTCGGCACGGGGCCGGTCCCGTGGACGGAGCTGCTCGTCGGGGGCGCGTCGGGCGCCGTGATGCTCGCGGGCGGGGTGCTGTACTTCCGCCACGTCGAGCGCGTCTTCGCCGACGTGGCCTAA
- the xapH_2 gene encoding ABC transporter ATP-binding protein → MSRAIEAVGLGKQYRIGAARPGRHGTLRESLARGAARVVRAVGTRAGRPRPFIWALHDVSFSVHDGEVLGLVGRNGAGKSTLLKILSRITPPTAGYARVRGRVGSLLEVGTGFHPELSGRDNVFLNGVILGMEREYIRARFDEIVEFAGVGGLIDTPVKRYSSGMYLRLAFAVAAHLEPDILIVDEVLAVGDAEFQKKCLGKMDDVAKGGRTVLFVSHNLDAIQQLCPRTVLLDGGTVVGDGRTADMLHRYLSTVHDTHAPERWIALDGAARQGTGGVRIRAVRYSSGASAVASQPYPNGPLEFSLALDSDVARHVGSIVALISTTTGTPLVAADSAAAASTVWLREGRTYVDLRLGALHLTPGRYRVTLAVGDALSARSAALAFDHVEEAIEIEVAPPPFDGGRIGRSGLVTCEVAVSDASRRYAEAGGGAPA, encoded by the coding sequence GTGTCCCGCGCGATCGAGGCCGTCGGCCTCGGCAAGCAGTACCGCATCGGCGCCGCCCGTCCGGGGCGCCACGGCACGCTGCGCGAGTCGCTCGCGCGCGGGGCGGCGCGGGTCGTGCGCGCGGTGGGAACGCGCGCCGGCCGGCCCCGCCCCTTCATCTGGGCGCTGCACGACGTCTCCTTCTCGGTGCACGACGGCGAGGTGCTCGGGCTCGTCGGCCGCAACGGGGCGGGGAAGAGCACGCTGCTCAAGATCCTCTCGCGCATCACGCCGCCGACCGCCGGCTACGCGCGCGTGCGCGGGCGCGTGGGGTCGCTGCTCGAGGTGGGGACCGGCTTCCACCCGGAGCTCAGCGGGCGCGACAACGTATTCCTCAACGGCGTCATCCTCGGGATGGAGCGCGAGTACATCCGCGCGCGGTTCGACGAGATCGTGGAGTTCGCCGGCGTCGGCGGCCTGATCGACACGCCGGTCAAGCGCTATTCGAGCGGGATGTACCTGCGACTCGCGTTCGCGGTCGCGGCGCACCTCGAACCCGACATCCTCATCGTCGACGAGGTGCTCGCCGTCGGGGACGCCGAATTCCAGAAGAAGTGCCTCGGCAAGATGGACGACGTCGCCAAGGGCGGGCGGACCGTGCTGTTCGTGAGTCACAACCTCGACGCGATCCAGCAGCTCTGTCCGCGCACGGTGCTGCTCGACGGGGGCACGGTCGTTGGCGACGGCCGGACCGCCGACATGCTCCACCGCTACCTGTCGACGGTGCACGACACGCACGCCCCGGAGCGGTGGATCGCCCTCGACGGGGCGGCCCGGCAGGGCACGGGCGGCGTGCGCATCCGCGCCGTCCGCTACTCGAGCGGGGCGTCCGCGGTCGCGAGCCAGCCTTACCCGAACGGGCCGCTCGAGTTCTCCCTCGCGCTCGACTCCGACGTGGCGCGCCACGTCGGCAGCATCGTGGCGCTCATCTCGACGACGACCGGGACGCCGCTCGTCGCGGCCGACTCGGCCGCGGCGGCGTCGACGGTCTGGCTGCGCGAGGGGCGCACGTACGTCGACCTGCGCCTCGGGGCGCTGCACCTGACGCCGGGGCGGTACCGGGTGACGCTCGCCGTCGGCGACGCCCTGAGCGCGCGCTCCGCGGCGCTCGCCTTCGACCACGTCGAAGAGGCGATCGAGATCGAGGTGGCCCCGCCGCCGTTCGACGGCGGCAGGATCGGGCGCAGCGGCCTCGTGACGTGCGAGGTCGCCGTGTCGGACGCGTCGCGCCGGTACGCCGAGGCCGGCGGCGGCGCGCCCGCGTGA
- a CDS encoding polysaccharide deacetylase — MTAPVPILMYHEVSPTPRPTFRKYVVSRRAFARQMSWLRAAGYTPVTLDALLAARTGGARPGAPPLPGRPVVITFDDGFHDCMQYAAEVLERHAFPATFFLVAGLVGGTSRWLVPERGLELRMGDWARARELLAAGFDCGSHSLTHPRLAALGADACRRELAESRRVLEDGLGREVRHLAYPYGSYDARVRDTAAEVGYRTACTVEPGPSTADDDLLALRRVPVNGAESLLAFIWRLRPGRGRGAGGTPSRVA, encoded by the coding sequence GTGACGGCGCCGGTGCCGATCCTGATGTACCACGAGGTCTCGCCGACGCCGCGGCCGACCTTCCGGAAGTACGTGGTCTCGCGCCGCGCGTTCGCGCGGCAGATGTCCTGGCTCCGCGCCGCGGGCTACACGCCGGTCACGCTGGACGCGCTCCTCGCGGCGCGCACGGGCGGGGCGCGCCCGGGCGCGCCGCCGCTGCCCGGGCGGCCGGTCGTGATCACCTTCGACGACGGGTTCCACGACTGCATGCAGTACGCGGCGGAGGTGCTGGAGCGCCACGCGTTTCCGGCGACGTTCTTCCTCGTCGCGGGCCTGGTCGGCGGGACGAGCCGCTGGCTCGTCCCCGAGCGCGGCCTCGAGCTCCGCATGGGCGACTGGGCGCGCGCCCGTGAACTCCTCGCGGCCGGCTTCGACTGCGGGTCGCACAGCCTCACGCACCCTCGGCTCGCGGCCCTCGGCGCCGACGCCTGCCGGCGCGAGCTGGCGGAGTCGCGCCGCGTTCTCGAGGACGGGCTCGGCCGTGAGGTCCGCCACCTCGCGTATCCCTACGGCTCGTACGACGCGCGCGTGCGCGACACCGCGGCGGAGGTGGGCTACCGCACCGCGTGCACGGTCGAGCCGGGGCCCTCGACGGCGGACGACGACCTCCTCGCGCTCCGGCGCGTGCCCGTGAACGGCGCCGAGTCGCTGCTCGCCTTCATCTGGCGCCTGCGGCCCGGCCGGGGGCGGGGGGCCGGCGGGACCCCGTCGCGTGTCGCCTAA
- a CDS encoding putative metal-dependent hydrolase, whose product MTAPALDPLRYPTGTWAPLPPDTPLAAIHALVDRIAATPAALRAAVDGLGDAQLDTPYRDGGWTVRQVVHHVADSHMNAYVRVKKALTEDAPLIAPYDEARWAELPDARLPVGPSLALLDALHLRWDAVLRSLGPDDFARAYRHPELGEVPLRTAVAIYAWHGAHHTAHVAGLRRRMGW is encoded by the coding sequence ATGACCGCTCCCGCCCTCGACCCGCTCCGCTACCCCACCGGCACGTGGGCGCCGCTCCCGCCCGACACGCCCCTCGCGGCGATCCACGCGCTCGTCGACCGGATCGCCGCGACGCCCGCCGCGCTGCGCGCCGCCGTCGACGGGCTGGGCGACGCGCAGCTCGACACGCCGTACCGCGACGGCGGCTGGACGGTGCGCCAGGTGGTGCACCACGTGGCCGACTCCCACATGAACGCGTACGTGCGCGTCAAGAAGGCGCTCACCGAGGACGCGCCGCTCATCGCGCCGTACGACGAGGCGCGGTGGGCGGAGCTCCCCGACGCGCGGCTGCCGGTCGGGCCGTCGCTCGCGCTGCTCGACGCGCTGCACCTGCGCTGGGACGCGGTACTGCGGTCGTTAGGCCCGGACGACTTCGCGCGGGCCTACCGGCACCCGGAGCTGGGCGAGGTGCCGCTCCGGACGGCGGTGGCGATCTACGCGTGGCACGGGGCGCACCACACCGCCCACGTGGCGGGGCTGCGGCGGCGGATGGGGTGGTGA
- a CDS encoding mismatch-specific DNA-glycosylase, which translates to MRVRDVIAPGLRVLFCGINPGLYTAYTGHHFARPGNRFWPALHRAGFTERQLDPSEERTLLDRGYGITNVVPRVTATAAELAPEEYVAGGHALRAKVAEYAPRVLAVLGVGAYRTAFDRPKATLGPQPETLGATRVWVLPNPSGLNAHYQLDALATLFREVRLAAGAGSADAL; encoded by the coding sequence GTGCGCGTGCGGGACGTGATCGCGCCCGGACTCCGCGTACTCTTTTGCGGCATCAACCCGGGGCTCTACACGGCCTACACCGGGCACCACTTCGCGCGCCCGGGCAACCGGTTCTGGCCCGCGCTCCACCGCGCCGGCTTCACCGAGCGCCAGCTCGACCCGAGCGAGGAGCGCACGCTGCTCGACCGCGGGTACGGGATCACCAACGTCGTGCCGCGCGTGACCGCCACGGCCGCGGAGCTCGCGCCCGAGGAGTACGTCGCGGGCGGGCACGCGCTGCGGGCCAAGGTGGCCGAGTACGCGCCGCGGGTGCTCGCGGTGCTCGGCGTCGGCGCGTACCGCACGGCGTTCGACCGGCCGAAGGCCACACTCGGTCCGCAGCCCGAGACGTTGGGCGCCACGCGGGTCTGGGTGCTCCCCAACCCGAGCGGGCTCAACGCCCACTACCAACTCGACGCGCTCGCGACGCTGTTCCGCGAGGTGCGGCTCGCGGCCGGCGCCGGCTCGGCGGACGCGCTCTGA
- the namA gene encoding oxidoreductase yields MTNVSPSAPGLFTPFRQRGLTLRNRIVVSPMCQYSSTDGLVTDWHFVHLGSRAVGGAGLVMLESTAVTADGRISPRDLGIWDDRHVDGLARCVRFMTDQGAAAGVQLGHAGRKASTSPPWEGGRPVPPEDGGWRPVAPSAVPYREGEPVPHALGVEEVREVIDAFAAAARRARAAGFQMIELHAAHGYLLHQFLSPLTNRRTDEYGGSFDNRVRLTLEVVDAVRKGWPDECPLWIRLSATDWADGGWDAEQTVELARRLAGRGVDLVDCSSGGLVPGAKIPVGPGYQVGFAERVRQEGGIATGAVGLITTPAQADGIVREGKAEVVLLARQLLREPYWPLRAGKALGVEVKWPVQYERAAD; encoded by the coding sequence ATGACGAACGTCTCTCCTTCAGCACCCGGGCTGTTCACGCCCTTTCGTCAGCGCGGCCTCACGCTGCGGAACCGCATCGTCGTGAGCCCGATGTGCCAGTACTCCAGCACCGACGGCCTCGTCACCGACTGGCACTTCGTCCACCTCGGCAGCCGCGCGGTGGGCGGGGCGGGGCTGGTAATGCTCGAGTCGACGGCGGTTACCGCCGACGGGCGGATTTCGCCGCGCGATCTCGGGATCTGGGACGACCGGCACGTCGACGGGCTTGCCCGCTGCGTGCGCTTCATGACCGACCAGGGCGCGGCCGCGGGCGTTCAGCTCGGGCACGCGGGGCGCAAGGCGAGCACGTCGCCGCCATGGGAGGGAGGGCGCCCGGTCCCACCAGAGGACGGAGGGTGGCGCCCGGTAGCGCCGAGCGCGGTACCGTACCGCGAGGGGGAGCCGGTCCCGCACGCGCTGGGCGTCGAGGAGGTGCGCGAAGTCATCGACGCGTTTGCCGCGGCGGCGCGGCGCGCGCGCGCGGCGGGGTTCCAGATGATCGAGCTCCACGCGGCGCACGGGTACCTCCTCCACCAGTTCCTCTCGCCGCTCACCAACCGGCGGACGGACGAGTACGGCGGCAGCTTTGACAACCGGGTGCGGCTGACGCTCGAGGTGGTCGACGCCGTCCGGAAGGGGTGGCCCGACGAGTGTCCGCTCTGGATCCGGCTGTCGGCGACCGACTGGGCAGACGGCGGATGGGACGCGGAGCAGACAGTCGAACTGGCACGGCGGCTCGCGGGGCGAGGGGTGGACCTCGTGGACTGTTCGTCGGGCGGCTTGGTGCCGGGCGCGAAGATTCCGGTCGGGCCGGGCTACCAGGTGGGCTTCGCGGAGCGGGTGCGACAGGAGGGGGGAATCGCGACGGGGGCGGTGGGACTGATCACGACGCCGGCGCAGGCGGACGGGATCGTGCGGGAGGGGAAGGCGGAGGTGGTGCTGCTGGCGCGGCAGTTGTTGCGCGAGCCGTACTGGCCGTTGCGGGCGGGGAAGGCGTTGGGGGTCGAGGTGAAATGGCCGGTACAGTATGAACGGGCGGCGGATTGA
- a CDS encoding D-glycerate dehydrogenase, with protein MSSAPLPRVVVTRRLPSGVESALAARYSCTFNPSDLPLAGPALATSLATADALVPVVGDRLDRLVWHTARDITGGAPLPCRVVANVGVGVDHIDLDAARVAGVPVTNTPDVLTEDTADLALALLLMAARRLGEGERLVRAGRWAGLAPTGFLGASPAGKTLGIVGYGRIGRALARKAHHALGVRVRYHTRTPPAPAVAAAEPWATPAESLEALLAESDVVSLHCPATPDTYHLIDAAALARMRPGAVLVNTARGSVVDAAALAVALRDGPLGAAGLDVYEDEPNVPGELLARENVVLLPHLGSATVETRTAMGMRALANLDAVFAGEPPPDRVA; from the coding sequence ATGTCGTCCGCCCCCCTTCCGCGGGTCGTCGTCACCCGTCGCCTGCCCTCCGGCGTCGAGTCCGCGCTCGCCGCACGCTACTCGTGCACGTTCAACCCGTCCGACCTCCCCCTCGCCGGCCCCGCCCTCGCCACTTCCCTCGCCACCGCCGACGCCCTCGTCCCGGTGGTGGGCGACCGCCTCGACCGTCTCGTCTGGCACACCGCGCGCGACATCACCGGCGGCGCTCCGCTCCCCTGCCGCGTCGTCGCCAACGTCGGCGTCGGCGTGGACCACATCGACCTCGACGCGGCGCGCGTGGCGGGAGTGCCGGTGACGAACACGCCCGACGTGCTCACGGAGGACACCGCCGACCTCGCGCTCGCCCTCCTGCTCATGGCGGCGCGCCGGCTCGGCGAGGGGGAGCGCCTCGTGCGCGCCGGGCGGTGGGCGGGGCTCGCGCCGACCGGGTTCCTCGGCGCCTCGCCCGCGGGGAAAACGTTAGGCATCGTCGGCTACGGGCGCATCGGACGGGCGCTCGCGCGCAAGGCGCACCACGCGCTCGGCGTGCGCGTGCGCTACCACACGCGCACGCCCCCCGCGCCCGCCGTCGCGGCGGCCGAGCCGTGGGCGACGCCCGCCGAGTCGCTCGAGGCGCTGCTCGCGGAGTCGGACGTCGTCTCGCTGCACTGCCCGGCGACGCCGGACACCTACCACCTGATCGACGCCGCGGCGCTCGCGCGCATGCGGCCGGGGGCGGTGCTCGTGAACACCGCGCGCGGGTCGGTCGTCGACGCGGCCGCGCTCGCGGTCGCGCTCCGCGACGGCCCGCTCGGCGCGGCGGGGCTCGACGTCTACGAGGACGAGCCCAACGTCCCCGGCGAGCTGCTTGCGCGCGAGAACGTCGTGCTGTTGCCGCACCTGGGGAGCGCGACGGTCGAGACGCGCACGGCGATGGGGATGCGCGCGCTCGCCAACCTCGACGCGGTGTTCGCGGGCGAGCCGCCGCCCGACCGGGTGGCGTGA
- the ybbC gene encoding hypothetical protein encodes MQDTPPPAAVVADTPAVATAGVVPAGVVPGVEVLLRDSLHLVRGRRVGLITNPTGRDRVGTSTADLLARAPGVRLTALFGPEHGIRGTAAAGAHVASSVDSATGVPVYSLYGATRAPTREMLRDVDVLVYDIQDVGARVYTYVWTMALAAAAADSAGVPFVVLDRPDPVRADRVEGGVLDPRFASFVGQYPVAMRYGLTPGELLRYLTGTGRVHVSHLTVVPMRGYRRCAWYADTRLPRLNPSPNLRDADAELLYTGTVLFEGTNVSEGRGTDAPFTLVGAPWLADAPALAAALNARAARDSALGGVRFEAVARAVAAGTEKFGGQTLPMLRVVVTDRDRVRPDAVGLWMLRTIYAAHPREFAWRTAPADRLAGSDRMRQAVEGGDEQVAALLARYAEEAGRFGREAEPYRLYH; translated from the coding sequence ATGCAGGACACCCCCCCACCGGCCGCCGTCGTCGCCGACACCCCGGCCGTCGCCACGGCCGGGGTCGTCCCGGCTGGGGTCGTTCCCGGCGTCGAAGTCCTGCTCCGCGACTCGCTCCACCTCGTGCGCGGGCGGCGCGTCGGGCTGATCACCAACCCCACCGGCCGCGACCGCGTGGGAACGAGCACCGCCGACCTGCTCGCCCGCGCGCCGGGCGTGCGCCTCACGGCCCTCTTCGGCCCCGAGCACGGCATCCGCGGCACCGCGGCCGCTGGCGCGCACGTCGCCTCCTCGGTCGATTCGGCCACCGGCGTCCCGGTCTACTCGCTCTACGGCGCCACGCGCGCCCCGACGCGCGAGATGCTCCGCGACGTCGACGTGCTCGTCTACGACATCCAGGACGTCGGCGCGCGCGTCTACACGTACGTCTGGACGATGGCGCTCGCCGCCGCCGCGGCCGACTCGGCGGGCGTTCCCTTCGTCGTCCTCGACCGCCCCGACCCGGTGCGCGCGGACCGCGTCGAGGGCGGCGTGCTCGACCCGCGCTTCGCGAGCTTCGTCGGGCAGTACCCGGTCGCGATGCGCTACGGCCTCACGCCGGGCGAGCTGCTCCGCTATCTCACGGGCACGGGCCGAGTCCACGTCTCGCACCTCACGGTCGTCCCGATGCGCGGCTACCGGCGCTGCGCGTGGTACGCCGACACCCGCCTCCCGCGCCTCAACCCCTCGCCCAACCTGCGCGACGCCGACGCGGAGCTGCTCTACACGGGCACGGTCCTCTTCGAGGGGACGAACGTGAGCGAGGGGCGCGGCACCGACGCGCCCTTTACCCTCGTCGGCGCCCCGTGGCTCGCCGACGCGCCGGCGCTCGCGGCCGCGCTCAACGCCCGCGCCGCGCGCGACTCGGCGTTAGGCGGCGTCCGCTTCGAGGCCGTCGCGCGCGCGGTCGCCGCGGGCACGGAGAAGTTCGGCGGCCAGACCCTCCCCATGCTCCGCGTCGTCGTCACCGACCGCGACCGCGTGCGCCCTGACGCGGTCGGGCTCTGGATGCTGCGCACGATCTACGCGGCGCACCCGCGGGAGTTCGCCTGGCGGACGGCGCCCGCAGACCGGCTCGCGGGGAGCGACCGGATGCGGCAGGCGGTGGAGGGCGGGGACGAGCAGGTCGCCGCGCTGCTGGCGCGGTACGCGGAAGAGGCGGGGCGGTTCGGGCGGGAGGCGGAGCCGTATCGGTTGTACCACTAA
- a CDS encoding ribose-5-phosphate isomerase: MRRKVHRSRMRIVIASDHAGFRYKSLIIPMLRGWGHDVTDYGTDSEEPVDYPLFIRPAAEAVARGEFERGVVLGGSGNGEAIVANRVPGVRCALCWNVDAARYGRQHNDANVLSLGERLVAEADLEAIVRTWAETPFEGGRHQRRIDEIDAPR, from the coding sequence ATGCGGCGCAAGGTACATCGTTCCCGCATGCGCATCGTCATCGCTTCGGACCACGCGGGCTTCCGCTACAAGTCGCTCATCATCCCGATGCTCCGCGGGTGGGGGCACGACGTCACCGACTATGGCACCGACTCGGAGGAGCCGGTCGACTACCCGCTCTTCATCCGCCCCGCCGCCGAGGCGGTCGCGCGCGGCGAGTTCGAGCGCGGCGTCGTGCTCGGCGGGTCGGGGAACGGCGAGGCGATCGTCGCCAACCGCGTGCCCGGGGTGCGCTGCGCGCTCTGCTGGAACGTGGACGCGGCGCGCTACGGGCGGCAGCACAACGACGCGAACGTGCTCTCGTTAGGCGAGCGCCTGGTCGCCGAGGCGGACCTCGAGGCGATCGTACGCACGTGGGCCGAGACGCCGTTCGAGGGCGGGCGGCACCAGCGGCGGATCGACGAGATCGACGCGCCGCGCTGA
- a CDS encoding DUF1211 domain-containing membrane protein: MAAEPPSLDGTTTTTRLEAFSDGVFAIAITLLVLEIKVPPVGEGGAAGLGGALLARWPSYVAYVVSFLTIGVIWANHHAVMDHVRRADRGLLMVTVFFLMAVSLLPFPTAVLAEHLAGAPGRDRTVATLVFGGAYVWMAVAFNLLWGYIRRSGLLHDPAHPGVQTISSSFRYGPYTYLAATLLALLSVPASVAVLAFLAVYWAFPQSSGTARAPGGRS, encoded by the coding sequence GTGGCGGCCGAACCGCCGTCGCTCGACGGCACCACGACGACGACGCGCCTCGAGGCGTTCAGCGACGGCGTGTTCGCGATCGCGATCACGCTCCTCGTGCTCGAGATCAAGGTGCCGCCCGTGGGCGAGGGCGGGGCGGCGGGGCTCGGCGGCGCGCTGCTCGCGCGCTGGCCGTCGTACGTGGCCTACGTCGTCAGCTTCCTCACGATCGGCGTGATCTGGGCCAACCACCACGCGGTCATGGACCACGTGCGGCGCGCCGACCGCGGCCTGCTCATGGTGACGGTGTTCTTTCTCATGGCCGTCTCGCTCCTCCCGTTCCCGACGGCCGTCCTCGCCGAACACCTCGCGGGCGCGCCGGGCCGCGACCGGACGGTGGCGACGCTGGTCTTCGGCGGGGCGTACGTGTGGATGGCGGTCGCGTTCAACCTGCTCTGGGGCTACATCCGCCGCTCGGGGCTGCTGCACGACCCCGCGCACCCCGGCGTGCAGACCATCTCGTCGAGCTTCCGCTACGGTCCGTACACGTACCTCGCCGCCACCTTGCTCGCCCTGCTGAGCGTGCCGGCGAGCGTCGCGGTGCTCGCCTTCCTCGCCGTGTACTGGGCGTTCCCGCAGTCGTCGGGGACGGCGCGGGCGCCCGGGGGACGGTCGTGA
- a CDS encoding oxidoreductase, with product MTTHAFPAAAAVALLAVAACGLAACGRTNAPLIGPPVGGEPFDRSLLAGGPDPWRTLPRPFWTAQPAPDAGGASLRGVRAVSAQVAWASGSGGTVLRTTDGGTTWRRRLVPGADALDFRSVWAFDSLTAIVASAGDGAAGQARLYRTADGGRSWTLVRQDTARGVFYDAVAFWDRQYGLVLSDPVGEGAARHFFVLATSDGGATWRPTPAEGMPTALPDEGAFAAGNAALAVGADTRAWFATGGPNGARVFTTTTGGARWDAVAAPVTPRGTSAGLFAVAGAPGGGGTTVTANLRERTLRALPTPALAVGGDYRQARTGTGQIVRTDDGNRWERTDLGGTAPGYWSGLAYVPGLERTAVAVGGAGAAVTRDDGRTWTPVDSTEWNAVSFAGASAGWAVGPRGRIARVAR from the coding sequence ATGACGACTCACGCGTTCCCGGCGGCGGCCGCCGTCGCGCTCCTCGCCGTCGCGGCCTGCGGACTCGCGGCCTGCGGGCGCACGAACGCCCCGCTCATCGGCCCGCCCGTGGGCGGCGAGCCGTTCGACCGCTCCCTCCTCGCCGGCGGCCCCGACCCGTGGCGCACGCTGCCGCGCCCGTTCTGGACCGCGCAGCCCGCGCCCGACGCGGGCGGCGCGTCGCTGCGTGGGGTGCGCGCGGTGAGCGCGCAGGTCGCGTGGGCGAGCGGCAGCGGGGGCACGGTCCTTCGCACCACCGACGGCGGGACGACGTGGCGTCGGCGCCTTGTGCCCGGGGCCGACGCGCTCGACTTCCGCTCGGTGTGGGCGTTCGACTCGCTCACCGCGATCGTCGCGAGCGCGGGCGACGGGGCGGCGGGGCAGGCGCGCCTGTACCGGACGGCCGACGGTGGGCGGAGTTGGACGCTCGTGCGGCAGGACACGGCCCGCGGGGTGTTCTACGACGCGGTCGCGTTCTGGGACCGGCAGTACGGCCTGGTGCTGAGCGACCCCGTGGGCGAGGGCGCGGCGCGTCACTTCTTCGTCCTCGCGACGAGCGACGGCGGCGCGACGTGGCGCCCGACGCCGGCCGAGGGGATGCCGACCGCGCTCCCGGACGAGGGGGCGTTCGCGGCGGGGAACGCGGCGCTCGCAGTCGGCGCCGACACGCGTGCGTGGTTCGCGACCGGCGGGCCGAACGGCGCGCGCGTGTTCACGACGACGACGGGCGGGGCGCGCTGGGACGCGGTGGCCGCGCCCGTCACGCCGCGGGGGACGAGCGCGGGGCTGTTCGCCGTCGCGGGCGCACCCGGCGGGGGCGGGACCACGGTGACCGCGAACCTCCGCGAGCGCACCCTGCGCGCGCTGCCGACGCCCGCGCTCGCGGTGGGCGGTGACTACCGGCAGGCGCGGACCGGCACGGGGCAGATCGTGCGCACCGACGACGGCAACCGGTGGGAGCGCACGGACCTCGGCGGGACGGCGCCCGGGTACTGGTCGGGGCTGGCCTACGTGCCGGGGCTCGAGCGCACGGCGGTCGCGGTCGGCGGCGCGGGCGCGGCCGTCACGCGCGACGACGGGCGGACGTGGACACCGGTCGACAGCACGGAGTGGAACGCGGTCAGCTTCGCCGGGGCGTCGGCGGGGTGGGCGGTGGGTCCGCGGGGGCGGATCGCACGGGTCGCGCGGTAG